One genomic region from Nostoc sphaeroides encodes:
- a CDS encoding FUSC family protein, with protein MQLNRTNFLKFLIQSEPGKPAISNGLRAALALGVPMLIGQVINQRENGLFVGLMAYFVNLANVGGPYQIKAKAMTGATLGIAVSVFVATLVAKVPALTVVLTFLWGLASGFASLYGNAGANVGLVVGISFVSTIAQPGNLETALMRSLLCLIAGGWAMSLSLVMWPFRPYDPLRIALAGCYSAIANYIQPFPGKVATTENILEIRKALETARATLGTVRIGQPARSWMDEQLLVLIQDGDRFLGSVIALTELLETHFQQQQYHVVQQLVDDALEQISVILQAIAKVISRKPASIDLGNLKRIYEALKEQENLQRQAIAGSETDYTTLVALTNLVLMIEKLIKQLEYTAQTAKSLADRSKISRPDVDTLLLVEGEQRSLLTLLKENLTLDSAIFRHALRIAVSLAVGVMLYSITNLPMGYWVTLTIMLVLKPNFGATFQRFFQRVGGTILGAILAAVIVATIMSKTVLNIIILLTVFFGISLISFNYGYSVIFLSIFVLLIIDIGHPIGWEFAGFRVLNTLIGAGLAFASHYFILPNRERDRLPSQLATALRETHKYFRDVMAVYQGTKEDDSNIISQRRQTGLAIGNAQASFQGLLREPQMPKELVEPVMTLLVYMGRFTNAVTVLAVHLEHFRATVPLPELETFVCQVSLLLEQLADSVQQQITPPPLPDLEETLHKIQPHLQALRTARIQELDVNQGHTPIRQAVIDYSILDLEIEQIVRRLTAMHSAMVRLISSK; from the coding sequence ATGCAGTTGAATCGAACTAATTTCCTCAAATTTCTGATCCAGTCAGAGCCAGGAAAACCAGCAATATCCAACGGCTTGCGAGCGGCGTTAGCGTTGGGGGTTCCCATGCTAATTGGGCAAGTGATCAACCAAAGGGAAAACGGATTATTTGTCGGTTTAATGGCTTACTTTGTCAACTTAGCGAATGTTGGTGGCCCTTACCAGATCAAAGCTAAGGCGATGACGGGGGCTACTTTGGGAATCGCTGTTTCAGTATTTGTGGCTACTCTAGTCGCTAAAGTTCCAGCACTAACTGTGGTACTGACATTTCTCTGGGGACTTGCTTCCGGTTTTGCGTCGCTGTATGGTAATGCTGGTGCAAATGTCGGTCTGGTGGTAGGGATATCATTTGTTTCCACGATCGCACAACCAGGAAACTTGGAAACTGCACTGATGCGATCGCTGCTATGTCTCATTGCAGGTGGATGGGCGATGTCACTTTCCTTAGTAATGTGGCCCTTTAGACCTTATGATCCACTACGAATAGCTTTGGCTGGCTGCTACAGTGCAATCGCCAATTACATACAGCCCTTTCCTGGTAAGGTGGCAACAACTGAAAATATTCTCGAAATTAGAAAGGCATTAGAGACAGCACGGGCTACTTTAGGTACAGTCCGAATTGGACAGCCGGCTCGAAGTTGGATGGATGAGCAATTGTTGGTGCTAATTCAGGATGGCGATCGCTTCCTTGGCTCAGTAATTGCCTTAACAGAGTTACTAGAAACTCACTTTCAACAACAGCAATATCACGTAGTCCAGCAATTAGTAGACGATGCACTTGAACAAATATCAGTGATTCTGCAAGCCATAGCGAAAGTCATATCTCGCAAGCCTGCCAGCATCGATCTGGGAAATTTGAAGCGCATCTATGAGGCACTGAAAGAACAAGAAAATCTGCAAAGACAAGCAATTGCTGGGAGTGAAACAGACTACACAACTCTCGTTGCTCTCACTAACCTGGTGCTGATGATAGAAAAGCTGATCAAGCAACTGGAATACACGGCTCAGACAGCTAAATCTCTGGCAGATCGTAGCAAAATCAGTCGCCCAGATGTAGATACACTTCTTTTAGTTGAAGGCGAACAGCGATCGCTCTTAACTTTACTCAAAGAAAACCTCACCTTAGATTCAGCAATTTTTCGCCATGCACTCCGCATTGCTGTGTCTCTAGCTGTAGGCGTAATGTTATATAGCATTACTAATTTACCAATGGGCTATTGGGTGACACTGACAATTATGCTAGTCCTCAAACCGAACTTTGGTGCAACTTTTCAGAGGTTTTTCCAGCGAGTTGGCGGGACTATCTTAGGAGCTATCTTAGCAGCTGTCATAGTTGCAACCATAATGAGTAAGACTGTATTAAACATAATCATTTTGCTGACAGTGTTTTTTGGCATTTCCCTGATCAGTTTCAACTATGGTTATTCAGTGATTTTCTTGTCAATATTTGTCTTACTGATTATTGATATTGGACATCCGATTGGTTGGGAATTTGCTGGCTTTCGCGTGTTGAATACATTAATTGGGGCGGGACTGGCTTTTGCGAGTCATTACTTTATATTGCCAAATCGGGAACGCGATCGCTTACCCAGTCAACTCGCCACAGCCCTGCGAGAAACCCACAAATACTTTCGGGATGTGATGGCTGTTTATCAGGGAACAAAGGAGGACGACTCTAACATTATCAGTCAACGGCGACAAACTGGACTGGCAATTGGTAATGCTCAAGCCTCATTCCAAGGATTGCTGCGTGAACCCCAAATGCCGAAAGAATTAGTAGAACCAGTAATGACGCTGCTGGTGTACATGGGACGTTTTACTAACGCCGTGACAGTTTTGGCAGTACATCTGGAACATTTTCGAGCAACAGTGCCATTACCGGAATTAGAAACCTTTGTTTGTCAAGTTTCGCTACTGTTAGAGCAGTTAGCTGATTCAGTACAGCAGCAAATTACCCCACCGCCTTTACCTGACTTGGAAGAAACGCTGCACAAAATCCAACCGCACCTACAAGCACTGCGTACAGCCCGGATACAAGAATTAGATGTCAATCAAGGACATACACCGATTCGTCAAGCAGTTATTGATTACAGCATATTAGATTTGGAGATTGAGCAGATTGTTCGGCGGTTGACTGCTATGCACTCAGCGATGGTACGTTTAATATCAAGTAAATAA
- a CDS encoding DUF1565 domain-containing protein: MAQTFYVNPVSGNNTNPGSQQAPFKTITQALKVATVDTKIQLANGNYNAASGEVFPLTVPSGVTVVGNETNKGNGILIEGSGSYLSRTFAAQNVTFVLLDKAEVRGVTVTNLASRGSGVWIESTAPTVANSTFTNCKREGVFTTGEANPVILGNVFSENAANGIAIAKNSKGQIIDNTCLKTGFGIAISDTASPTLRDNKIYENRSGIVISGSARPVLRNNVCENNTDDGITVIGTALPDIGSTNNLGGNTLRNNGKFNLQNASSNKLVSVGNKIDTSKVTGNVEFADSSVPTPSSPTAPIPSSPTAPIPSSPTAPIPSSPTAPIPSSPTAPIPSSPTAPIPISPTAPIPSSPTAPIPSSPTAPIPTPTIELTDITNHWAGGFIRELVKLGIVNGFPDRTFKPDATMTRAQYAALLVKAFNPSPNRPVIKFKDVPADFWASKVIQQAYQGLFLSGFPDNTFAPNKNIQRVQVIVSLVNGLGLSADSATVTKTFDDQAKIPEYAKDEVVKAIDKGIIVNHPNVKQLNPTRDATRAEVAVMVYQALVDADRVAAINSPYIVA; encoded by the coding sequence ATGGCTCAAACTTTTTACGTAAATCCAGTATCAGGCAATAATACCAACCCAGGTAGCCAACAAGCCCCCTTCAAAACCATTACGCAAGCCCTCAAGGTAGCAACTGTTGATACCAAGATTCAACTAGCAAATGGGAACTATAATGCTGCTAGCGGTGAAGTCTTTCCCCTAACGGTTCCATCTGGCGTGACTGTGGTGGGTAATGAAACCAATAAAGGCAATGGTATTTTGATTGAAGGGAGTGGTAGCTATTTGAGCCGGACTTTTGCTGCTCAGAATGTCACATTTGTACTACTAGATAAAGCCGAAGTGCGGGGAGTAACTGTAACAAATTTGGCTAGTCGTGGTAGTGGTGTCTGGATTGAATCAACTGCCCCTACTGTTGCTAATAGCACCTTCACCAACTGTAAGCGGGAGGGAGTATTTACTACAGGCGAAGCTAATCCAGTTATTCTAGGTAATGTGTTCAGTGAGAATGCAGCCAATGGAATTGCGATCGCTAAAAATTCCAAAGGTCAAATTATAGATAATACCTGCTTAAAAACAGGTTTTGGCATTGCCATTAGTGATACTGCATCACCCACCCTTCGAGATAACAAAATTTACGAAAACCGTTCTGGAATTGTCATCTCTGGCAGCGCTCGTCCTGTATTGCGTAACAATGTCTGCGAAAATAACACTGATGATGGTATCACAGTAATCGGCACTGCCCTACCGGATATCGGCAGTACCAATAACTTAGGAGGCAATACTCTACGCAATAACGGTAAATTTAATTTGCAAAATGCCAGTTCTAACAAGCTGGTTTCTGTGGGAAATAAAATAGATACGTCTAAAGTCACAGGAAACGTAGAGTTTGCAGATAGTTCGGTTCCAACACCTAGTTCCCCTACGGCACCAATACCTAGTTCCCCTACGGCACCAATACCTAGTTCCCCTACGGCACCAATACCTAGTTCCCCTACGGCACCAATACCTAGTTCCCCTACGGCACCAATACCTAGTTCCCCTACGGCACCAATACCTATTTCCCCTACGGCACCAATACCTAGTTCCCCTACGGCACCAATACCTAGTTCCCCTACGGCACCAATACCCACGCCCACTATAGAATTAACCGATATTACGAATCATTGGGCAGGTGGCTTTATTCGAGAATTAGTCAAATTGGGGATAGTTAATGGTTTTCCCGATCGCACATTTAAACCGGATGCTACAATGACACGGGCGCAATACGCCGCATTACTGGTAAAAGCTTTCAACCCATCGCCAAACCGACCCGTGATAAAATTCAAAGATGTACCAGCAGACTTCTGGGCATCGAAAGTAATTCAACAAGCATATCAAGGTTTATTTCTCTCTGGTTTTCCTGACAATACCTTTGCCCCCAACAAAAATATCCAGCGCGTGCAAGTGATTGTCTCCCTGGTGAATGGATTGGGGTTATCTGCTGATAGTGCAACCGTTACCAAAACTTTTGATGACCAAGCAAAGATTCCTGAATATGCTAAGGATGAGGTAGTAAAAGCTATAGACAAAGGGATTATCGTCAATCACCCGAACGTCAAACAACTTAATCCTACCCGCGATGCTACACGCGCTGAGGTAGCGGTGATGGTATATCAAGCCTTGGTAGACGCTGATCGTGTAGCTGCGATTAACTCGCCTTATATTGTTGCTTAA
- a CDS encoding Uma2 family endonuclease — translation MATQLSEAKSQTELVISWEALPKDFKLEDEPVENTGQPLLAGALRESLEISGFIQPQMLIASNFGLCATVNGQFIAKAPDWVYVPSVNQVVGNRKSYTPNLEGDIPAIAIEFLSDTEGGEYSVKRAYPPGKWFFYEQILQIPIYIIFEPDGGLLEYYQLENKRYELKQPDENGRHWIDVMGLFLGTWQGTKEARTGYWLRWWDQGGNLLPWAVEQIEQERQRAEQERQRAEQERQQKERLIAYLQSQGIDPNNLPPFE, via the coding sequence ATGGCAACCCAACTCAGTGAAGCCAAATCCCAAACTGAACTGGTAATCTCTTGGGAAGCCTTACCCAAGGATTTTAAACTAGAGGATGAACCAGTGGAGAATACAGGTCAGCCACTTTTGGCTGGTGCTTTGCGTGAAAGCTTAGAAATCAGTGGATTCATCCAACCCCAAATGTTGATAGCTTCCAACTTTGGTCTTTGTGCGACAGTCAACGGGCAATTTATTGCTAAAGCACCTGACTGGGTTTATGTGCCATCGGTGAATCAAGTTGTGGGTAATCGCAAAAGTTATACACCCAATTTAGAAGGAGATATTCCAGCGATCGCTATCGAATTTCTATCGGATACTGAGGGTGGAGAATATTCGGTAAAGCGAGCTTATCCACCCGGAAAATGGTTTTTCTACGAACAAATTTTGCAGATTCCCATCTACATAATTTTTGAACCAGATGGCGGTTTATTAGAATATTATCAACTGGAAAATAAACGTTATGAGTTAAAGCAACCTGACGAAAATGGTCGTCATTGGATTGATGTAATGGGCTTATTTTTGGGAACTTGGCAAGGAACAAAAGAAGCTCGCACTGGTTATTGGTTGCGCTGGTGGGATCAAGGTGGTAATTTATTACCGTGGGCTGTAGAACAGATTGAACAAGAACGTCAACGCGCCGAACAAGAACGCCAACGCGCCGAACAAGAACGCCAGCAAAAAGAACGACTGATTGCTTATTTGCAATCTCAGGGTATTGACCCGAATAATTTGCCTCCGTTCGAGTAG